A single genomic interval of candidate division WOR-3 bacterium harbors:
- a CDS encoding T9SS type A sorting domain-containing protein: MKRLLLSGLILFISLASAWTPPERVDRKPDNYVTYDNDIAVDRNGTPHIVWSECKRETYYEKVMYARRDGDTWTIPVNVSRDSGDFLVVAIAIDTFGVPIVVWSKEYEARIRYSRLVGDTWSVPKLVFPIYAFTPRLVVDHHNRIHLLCESPGTSEGVIWYSYYISDADSWAEPCTVAFCPSRGLGWSNITVDRYDRLHAVWMDYQTYGLGYSYKDSSGWSEPMRLPDPSGSHQSCYPAVACDSLGRPHVVWEERSGGYWIYYSMFDGDSWSTPFLLYEEGGGRPQIVCDRYNRLHVVWACDYGLRHKIKADTGWIGPIVVTERSGLLALTAGTEALHLATRLSGFCLYYLSHNLSEGVEENGLLNNIDNSPRLMVPGMTKNGLEVGYIISKETEVLLEVFDVQGRCVWQRRVGKQKSGWYKLRVPAPCAGLYFVRLIAGPVILTRRCVKVK; the protein is encoded by the coding sequence ATGAAGAGATTGTTACTGAGCGGGCTGATATTATTTATTTCACTGGCGTCAGCCTGGACACCGCCGGAGCGGGTTGACCGCAAACCTGATAACTATGTAACCTATGATAATGACATTGCGGTTGACAGGAACGGCACCCCGCATATCGTCTGGTCTGAGTGCAAGCGTGAGACCTATTATGAGAAGGTGATGTATGCCAGGCGGGACGGTGATACCTGGACAATTCCAGTTAATGTTTCCCGTGACTCTGGAGATTTTCTCGTTGTGGCGATTGCCATAGACACTTTTGGTGTGCCGATAGTGGTATGGTCCAAGGAGTATGAGGCGCGCATCCGCTACAGCAGACTGGTGGGTGATACCTGGTCTGTTCCCAAACTGGTTTTTCCTATCTATGCGTTTACCCCGAGGCTGGTTGTTGACCACCACAATCGCATCCATCTCCTCTGTGAGTCGCCTGGTACCAGTGAGGGTGTCATCTGGTACAGTTACTACATATCTGATGCGGACAGTTGGGCAGAGCCCTGCACGGTTGCCTTCTGTCCGAGCAGAGGGCTGGGCTGGTCAAATATCACGGTTGACCGTTATGACCGTCTGCATGCGGTCTGGATGGACTACCAGACTTATGGGCTGGGCTATTCATATAAGGACAGTTCTGGCTGGTCAGAACCGATGCGGTTGCCAGACCCGAGCGGGTCGCATCAATCCTGTTATCCTGCAGTTGCCTGTGATTCGCTGGGGCGTCCCCATGTGGTTTGGGAGGAGCGTTCTGGAGGTTACTGGATTTATTATTCCATGTTTGATGGGGATAGCTGGAGCACACCTTTTTTGCTTTACGAAGAGGGAGGCGGCAGGCCCCAGATTGTCTGCGATAGATACAATCGGCTCCATGTGGTCTGGGCATGTGATTATGGTCTGCGCCATAAAATCAAGGCCGATACCGGCTGGATTGGACCGATTGTGGTTACCGAACGCTCCGGATTGTTGGCTCTAACTGCCGGCACTGAGGCGCTGCATTTAGCAACCCGTCTCAGTGGTTTTTGCCTGTATTACCTCTCCCATAATTTGAGTGAAGGGGTGGAGGAAAATGGTCTATTAAATAATATAGATAATTCTCCCCGTCTTATGGTGCCGGGTATGACGAAAAATGGCTTAGAAGTAGGCTATATTATTTCTAAGGAGACTGAGGTTTTGCTGGAGGTGTTTGATGTCCAGGGTCGGTGTGTCTGGCAGAGACGGGTTGGAAAACAAAAGTCCGGTTGGTATAAACTCAGGGTGCCTGCCCCCTGTGCCGGGTTGTATTTTGTCCGGCTCATCGCAGGTCCGGTCATCCTGACAAGGAGGTGTGTAAAGGTTAAATGA